Proteins co-encoded in one Quercus robur chromosome 8, dhQueRobu3.1, whole genome shotgun sequence genomic window:
- the LOC126697918 gene encoding uncharacterized protein LOC126697918 isoform X2 — translation MEGGIDADAPLDYAAIQILPNQNRDGGVRYEALIYSDNKVEKLATGLLEQLLVHVPKVNDFYAKGSDGSFKLQLPENLNSAAWFTKSTLNRFLCIIGSVDLLEVTKAIEDEMIQLEEAKKFHLSLYSQDCHDQFGSSEADSCNSMDEEPRSKPEVEIAPSDVSKNELLRAMDLRLTALRGDLAAAFNKAVGATCSYKEITDLAQFLEHFGATALKKSFFKFVELNEESQSAGPLNDDKSLFTHNSRNDNVNKKDGSTWTSKPVHSVIPIKYGVSPAKVAQIEREGSTESEEFSDSSDEYQTSAERSRTLIRSASPRRSASPMRRIQIGRTGSRRATALTIKSLNCFPARERALSHRDIATNNSEDEGFEQPIKKPEINVQRISVQDAINLFESKQRDHATDIQKRRSLTNISICANKSVLRRWSSGMGEASSQCLPEIVSEDSFPETPNNVADGEISMSSVGVTSESECISRGHNLVETSEVDVGLEKGEEKAYDPIDIQADMNVLATDAKEIQGEEIIGKLTASDEWNRQKEAELGQMLMKITENKPVRYAKPQTSRNKKVSSEKRGGFYDHYREKRDEKLRGENAKRRAEKEVQFREMQQILNERKAEMASTNGNDVGKKHAMRKTQKPHKSSSQPVNARKETSKPSVTKKVSSKASPLPATRKSWPSTPSPRATRASPGKIICSVGTTPARQKFNPAPSLPRPSPRVEKSQVGQRNVKDTRSDHDRNVKGLNEKRQERVTNSYKTTKTKVVRVSGDCSSKDSTKPSFYNKITRKSSVVPLESKPFLRKGSRSAPAIGPVNKKKHSPQVEECLTNCQNLVEAQESEVIINASDLVSQQQEGDVVSLGLHDVIQSETQVNSDWQCGETENFKPLAADGDNVFKIQEVSSLISQVEEESIVSPMAWVEIEEHQELPIPCNVSTSELASPANVEPVGLSIRVRHSLSQMLQEESSEPDTIEWGNAENPPIMVCQKDAPKGLKRLLNFARKSKGDASSTGWSSPSVFSEGEDDAEESKPLSKRNADNFLRKAALQAKNFAQQKTSLCESFERNLDARELLPAQSNLSKVNDPFSSQKLQESCDSAVVPTTKATRSFFSLSAFRGSKPSETKLR, via the exons ATGGAGGGTGGAATAGATGCTGATGCACCTTTAGATTATGCTGCGATTCAAATTTTGCCTAATCAAAACAG GGATGGGGGTGTTAGGTACGAGGCATTGATTTACAGTGACAACAAAGTAGAAAAACTGGCAACTGGGCTTCTTGAACAATTGTTGGTGCATGTACCAAAAGTAAATGACTTTTATGCTAAAGGTTCTGATGGTAGCTTTAAACTTCAACTTCCAGAAAACCTCAACAGTGCTGCATGGTTCACAAAATCAACTTTGAACAG ATTCCTATGTATTATTGGTTCAGTGGATTTACTAGAGGTCACTAAAGCTATTGAAGATGAGATGATTCAATTGGAGGAAGCCAAAAAATTTCATCTCTCTTTATATAGCCAG GACTGTCACGATCAATTTGGAAGTTCGGAAGCAG ATAGCTGTAACTCTATGGATGAGGAACCAAGATCCAAA CCTGAAGTTGAGATAGCACCATCAGATGTTTCAAA AAATGAACTGTTGCGAGCTATGGACTTAAGGCTCACAGCATTAAGAGGGGACTTAGCTGCTGCTTTTAACAAGGCTGTTGGTGCTACCTGCTCCTATAAAGAAATCACTGATTTAGCACAATTTTTAGAACATTTTGGAGCAACAGCTTTGAA GAAatcttttttcaaatttgtagAACTGAATGAGGAGAGCCAGAGTGCTGGTCCTCTAAATGATGACAAGTCCTTGTTCACACACAATTCAAGGAATGACAATGTAAACAAGAAAGATGGGAGTACTTGGACATCAAAACCTGTACATTCAGTTATACCAATAAAATATGGTGTTTCACCAGCAAAAGTTGCCCAGATTGAGCGAGAGGGCTCAACAGAAAGCGAGGAGTTTTCTGACTCAAGTGATGAGTATCAAACATCTGCTGAAAGAAGTCGAACTCTTATAAGGTCTGCATCACCCAGGCGGTCAGCATCTCCAATGCGGAGGATTCAAATAGGAAGAACTGGATCACGGAGGGCCACTGCATTAACGATTAAGAGCCTCAATTGTTTTCCTGCTAGAGAGAGGGCATTGTCTCATAGAGACATAGCTACAAACAATAGTGAAGACGAAGGATTTGAACAACCCATTAAGAAACCTGAGATAAATGTGCAAAGAATCAGTGTTCAAGATGCCATAAATCTTTTTGAAAGCAAACAGAGGGATCATGCTACAGATATTCAGAAACGGAGGTCATTAACAAATATCTCTATCTGTGCAAATAAATCTGTATTGAGAAGATGGAGTTCAGGTATGGGTGAAGCTTCCTCCCAATGTCTGCCAGAAATTGTTTCCGAAGACTCTTTTCCAGAGACTCCCAATAATGTCGCAGATGGTGAGATTTCAATGTCTTCAGTAGGAGTGACTTCAGAGTCAGAATGTATATCTAGAGGTCACAATCTTGTTGAGACGTCTGAAGTAGATGTAGGGCTAGAAAAGGGAGAAGAAAAAGCATATGATCCAATAGATATTCAAGCAGACATGAATGTTTTGGCAACTGATGCTAAAGAAATCCAAGGAGAAGAAATTATTGGAAAATTAACAGCCTCAGATGAATGGAATCGACAAAAGGAAGCAGAGTTAGGTCAGATGTTGATGAAAATAACTGAAAATAAGCCTGTTAGATATGCTAAGCCTCAAACTAGCAGAAATAAAAAGGTTTCTTCTGAGAAGAGAGGTGGGTTTTATGACCACTACAGGGAGAAGAGGGATGAAAAACTTCGAGGTGAGAATGCTAAAAGGCGAGCAGAGAAAGAAGTGCAATTTAGAGAAATGCAGCAAATTCTTAATGAGAGAAAAGCCGAAATGGCCTCCACAAATGGGAATGATGTTGGTAAAAAACATGCTATgcgcaaaacccaaaaaccacataaaagttcATCTCAACCTGTAAATGCTAGAAAAGAAACCTCGAAGCCATCTGTTACAAAGAAGGTTTCATCTAAAGCATCACCCCTTCCTGCTACACGCAAATCATGGCCGTCAACACCATCGCCAAGAGCCACAAGGGCATCACCAGGTAAAATCATATGTTCCGTTGGCACTACACCAGCACGTCAGAAATTCAACCCAGCACCATCACTCCCTCGACCGAGCCCTAGAGTGGAAAAATCCCAGGTGGGGCAGAGAAATGTAAAGGATACACGAAGTGATCATGACAGGAATGTAAAGGGTCTGAATGAGAAAAGGCAGGAAAGGGTGACAAACTCTTATAAAACAACCAAAACGAAAGTTGTGAGAGTTTCTGGAGATTGTTCTAGTAAAGATTCAACAAAGCCTAGTTTCTATAACAAAATCACCAGGAAAAGCAGTGTAGTCCCACTGGAATCAAAACCTTTTCTCCGTAAGGGTTCTCGGAGTGCCCCTGCTATTGGTCCTGTTAACAAGAAAAAGCATTCTCCTCAGGTGGAGGAATGTTTgacaaactgtcaaaatttagTGGAAGCTCAAGAAAGTGAGGTAATTATTAATGCTTCAGATCTGGTCAGTCAGCAGCAAGAGGGAGATGTTGTGTCATTGGGTCTTCATGATGTTATACAATCAGAAACTCAGGTAAATAGTGACTGGCAATGTGGTGAGACTGAGAACTTTAAACCACTTGCTGCTGATGGAGATAATGTCTTCAAAATTCAGGAAGTTTCTTCATTGATATCTCAAGTTGAGGAGGAATCAATTGTTTCCCCCATGGCGTGGGTGGAAATAGAAGAGCATCAGGAACTGCCCATTCCATGTAATGTCAGCACATCTGAACTTGCATCTCCAGCCAATGTTGAACCTGTTGGATTGTCAATACGTGTACGTCATTCTTTGTCCCAGATGCTGCAAGAAGAAAGTAGTGAACCTGATACTATTGAGTGGGGAAATGCTGAAAATCCTCCCATCATGGTCTGCCAAAAAGATGCCCCAAAAGGATTGAAAAGGCTCTTGAATTTTGCTCGGAAGAGCAAAGGGGATGCCAGTAGTACTGGTTGGTCTAGTCCGTCTGTCTTTTCTGAAGGAGAGGATGATGCTGAGGAATCTAAACCTCTAAGTAAGAGAAATGCTGACAATTTTCTTAGAAAGGCTGCTCTTCAAGCAAAGAACTTTGCACAGCAAAAGACTTCATTATGTGAAAGCTTTGAAAGAAATTTGGATGCTCGCGAACTACTCCCTG CTCAATCAAATTTAAGCAAAGTGAACGACCCCTTTTCTTCTCAAAAGTTGCAAGAGAGCTGTGACTCAGCTGTGGTCCCCACAACTAAAG cCACAAGGTCATTCTTCTCTCTTTCAGCATTTAGGGGCAGTAAACCAAGTGAGACAAAGCTACGGTAA
- the LOC126697918 gene encoding uncharacterized protein LOC126697918 isoform X1 codes for MSKYWPHVSMFLLVIINLSKMFGVRDGGVRYEALIYSDNKVEKLATGLLEQLLVHVPKVNDFYAKGSDGSFKLQLPENLNSAAWFTKSTLNRFLCIIGSVDLLEVTKAIEDEMIQLEEAKKFHLSLYSQDCHDQFGSSEADSCNSMDEEPRSKPEVEIAPSDVSKNELLRAMDLRLTALRGDLAAAFNKAVGATCSYKEITDLAQFLEHFGATALKKSFFKFVELNEESQSAGPLNDDKSLFTHNSRNDNVNKKDGSTWTSKPVHSVIPIKYGVSPAKVAQIEREGSTESEEFSDSSDEYQTSAERSRTLIRSASPRRSASPMRRIQIGRTGSRRATALTIKSLNCFPARERALSHRDIATNNSEDEGFEQPIKKPEINVQRISVQDAINLFESKQRDHATDIQKRRSLTNISICANKSVLRRWSSGMGEASSQCLPEIVSEDSFPETPNNVADGEISMSSVGVTSESECISRGHNLVETSEVDVGLEKGEEKAYDPIDIQADMNVLATDAKEIQGEEIIGKLTASDEWNRQKEAELGQMLMKITENKPVRYAKPQTSRNKKVSSEKRGGFYDHYREKRDEKLRGENAKRRAEKEVQFREMQQILNERKAEMASTNGNDVGKKHAMRKTQKPHKSSSQPVNARKETSKPSVTKKVSSKASPLPATRKSWPSTPSPRATRASPGKIICSVGTTPARQKFNPAPSLPRPSPRVEKSQVGQRNVKDTRSDHDRNVKGLNEKRQERVTNSYKTTKTKVVRVSGDCSSKDSTKPSFYNKITRKSSVVPLESKPFLRKGSRSAPAIGPVNKKKHSPQVEECLTNCQNLVEAQESEVIINASDLVSQQQEGDVVSLGLHDVIQSETQVNSDWQCGETENFKPLAADGDNVFKIQEVSSLISQVEEESIVSPMAWVEIEEHQELPIPCNVSTSELASPANVEPVGLSIRVRHSLSQMLQEESSEPDTIEWGNAENPPIMVCQKDAPKGLKRLLNFARKSKGDASSTGWSSPSVFSEGEDDAEESKPLSKRNADNFLRKAALQAKNFAQQKTSLCESFERNLDARELLPAQSNLSKVNDPFSSQKLQESCDSAVVPTTKATRSFFSLSAFRGSKPSETKLR; via the exons ATGTCAAAATATTGGCCACATGTATCTATGTTTCTGTTAGTTATAATTAACTTATCTAAAATGTTTGGTGTCAGGGATGGGGGTGTTAGGTACGAGGCATTGATTTACAGTGACAACAAAGTAGAAAAACTGGCAACTGGGCTTCTTGAACAATTGTTGGTGCATGTACCAAAAGTAAATGACTTTTATGCTAAAGGTTCTGATGGTAGCTTTAAACTTCAACTTCCAGAAAACCTCAACAGTGCTGCATGGTTCACAAAATCAACTTTGAACAG ATTCCTATGTATTATTGGTTCAGTGGATTTACTAGAGGTCACTAAAGCTATTGAAGATGAGATGATTCAATTGGAGGAAGCCAAAAAATTTCATCTCTCTTTATATAGCCAG GACTGTCACGATCAATTTGGAAGTTCGGAAGCAG ATAGCTGTAACTCTATGGATGAGGAACCAAGATCCAAA CCTGAAGTTGAGATAGCACCATCAGATGTTTCAAA AAATGAACTGTTGCGAGCTATGGACTTAAGGCTCACAGCATTAAGAGGGGACTTAGCTGCTGCTTTTAACAAGGCTGTTGGTGCTACCTGCTCCTATAAAGAAATCACTGATTTAGCACAATTTTTAGAACATTTTGGAGCAACAGCTTTGAA GAAatcttttttcaaatttgtagAACTGAATGAGGAGAGCCAGAGTGCTGGTCCTCTAAATGATGACAAGTCCTTGTTCACACACAATTCAAGGAATGACAATGTAAACAAGAAAGATGGGAGTACTTGGACATCAAAACCTGTACATTCAGTTATACCAATAAAATATGGTGTTTCACCAGCAAAAGTTGCCCAGATTGAGCGAGAGGGCTCAACAGAAAGCGAGGAGTTTTCTGACTCAAGTGATGAGTATCAAACATCTGCTGAAAGAAGTCGAACTCTTATAAGGTCTGCATCACCCAGGCGGTCAGCATCTCCAATGCGGAGGATTCAAATAGGAAGAACTGGATCACGGAGGGCCACTGCATTAACGATTAAGAGCCTCAATTGTTTTCCTGCTAGAGAGAGGGCATTGTCTCATAGAGACATAGCTACAAACAATAGTGAAGACGAAGGATTTGAACAACCCATTAAGAAACCTGAGATAAATGTGCAAAGAATCAGTGTTCAAGATGCCATAAATCTTTTTGAAAGCAAACAGAGGGATCATGCTACAGATATTCAGAAACGGAGGTCATTAACAAATATCTCTATCTGTGCAAATAAATCTGTATTGAGAAGATGGAGTTCAGGTATGGGTGAAGCTTCCTCCCAATGTCTGCCAGAAATTGTTTCCGAAGACTCTTTTCCAGAGACTCCCAATAATGTCGCAGATGGTGAGATTTCAATGTCTTCAGTAGGAGTGACTTCAGAGTCAGAATGTATATCTAGAGGTCACAATCTTGTTGAGACGTCTGAAGTAGATGTAGGGCTAGAAAAGGGAGAAGAAAAAGCATATGATCCAATAGATATTCAAGCAGACATGAATGTTTTGGCAACTGATGCTAAAGAAATCCAAGGAGAAGAAATTATTGGAAAATTAACAGCCTCAGATGAATGGAATCGACAAAAGGAAGCAGAGTTAGGTCAGATGTTGATGAAAATAACTGAAAATAAGCCTGTTAGATATGCTAAGCCTCAAACTAGCAGAAATAAAAAGGTTTCTTCTGAGAAGAGAGGTGGGTTTTATGACCACTACAGGGAGAAGAGGGATGAAAAACTTCGAGGTGAGAATGCTAAAAGGCGAGCAGAGAAAGAAGTGCAATTTAGAGAAATGCAGCAAATTCTTAATGAGAGAAAAGCCGAAATGGCCTCCACAAATGGGAATGATGTTGGTAAAAAACATGCTATgcgcaaaacccaaaaaccacataaaagttcATCTCAACCTGTAAATGCTAGAAAAGAAACCTCGAAGCCATCTGTTACAAAGAAGGTTTCATCTAAAGCATCACCCCTTCCTGCTACACGCAAATCATGGCCGTCAACACCATCGCCAAGAGCCACAAGGGCATCACCAGGTAAAATCATATGTTCCGTTGGCACTACACCAGCACGTCAGAAATTCAACCCAGCACCATCACTCCCTCGACCGAGCCCTAGAGTGGAAAAATCCCAGGTGGGGCAGAGAAATGTAAAGGATACACGAAGTGATCATGACAGGAATGTAAAGGGTCTGAATGAGAAAAGGCAGGAAAGGGTGACAAACTCTTATAAAACAACCAAAACGAAAGTTGTGAGAGTTTCTGGAGATTGTTCTAGTAAAGATTCAACAAAGCCTAGTTTCTATAACAAAATCACCAGGAAAAGCAGTGTAGTCCCACTGGAATCAAAACCTTTTCTCCGTAAGGGTTCTCGGAGTGCCCCTGCTATTGGTCCTGTTAACAAGAAAAAGCATTCTCCTCAGGTGGAGGAATGTTTgacaaactgtcaaaatttagTGGAAGCTCAAGAAAGTGAGGTAATTATTAATGCTTCAGATCTGGTCAGTCAGCAGCAAGAGGGAGATGTTGTGTCATTGGGTCTTCATGATGTTATACAATCAGAAACTCAGGTAAATAGTGACTGGCAATGTGGTGAGACTGAGAACTTTAAACCACTTGCTGCTGATGGAGATAATGTCTTCAAAATTCAGGAAGTTTCTTCATTGATATCTCAAGTTGAGGAGGAATCAATTGTTTCCCCCATGGCGTGGGTGGAAATAGAAGAGCATCAGGAACTGCCCATTCCATGTAATGTCAGCACATCTGAACTTGCATCTCCAGCCAATGTTGAACCTGTTGGATTGTCAATACGTGTACGTCATTCTTTGTCCCAGATGCTGCAAGAAGAAAGTAGTGAACCTGATACTATTGAGTGGGGAAATGCTGAAAATCCTCCCATCATGGTCTGCCAAAAAGATGCCCCAAAAGGATTGAAAAGGCTCTTGAATTTTGCTCGGAAGAGCAAAGGGGATGCCAGTAGTACTGGTTGGTCTAGTCCGTCTGTCTTTTCTGAAGGAGAGGATGATGCTGAGGAATCTAAACCTCTAAGTAAGAGAAATGCTGACAATTTTCTTAGAAAGGCTGCTCTTCAAGCAAAGAACTTTGCACAGCAAAAGACTTCATTATGTGAAAGCTTTGAAAGAAATTTGGATGCTCGCGAACTACTCCCTG CTCAATCAAATTTAAGCAAAGTGAACGACCCCTTTTCTTCTCAAAAGTTGCAAGAGAGCTGTGACTCAGCTGTGGTCCCCACAACTAAAG cCACAAGGTCATTCTTCTCTCTTTCAGCATTTAGGGGCAGTAAACCAAGTGAGACAAAGCTACGGTAA
- the LOC126697919 gene encoding uncharacterized protein LOC126697919, which translates to MGIWAETLEIVEFPIVGCIRNSKVGVKDITFSSRLTVVILQMNITSTHQVNKVVILQSFKNLMFKADVQLTPTSVIKENKRTFSDYYEVTKEEDTKNTSKLAFNLFEILSSSLNLGFIHLMDN; encoded by the exons atgggcatttg GGCTGAGACCTTGGAAATTGTTGAATTCCCAATAGTAGGCTGCATCAGGAATAGCAAAGTTGGGGTCAAAGATATAACATTTTCATCAAG GCTTACAGTAGTGATACTTCAAATGAATATAACATCAACTCATCAAGTGAATAAGGTGGTGATtctacaaagtttcaaaaatttgatgttCAAAGCGGATGTGCAACTCACACCAACATCTGTaatcaaggaaaacaaaaggacaTTCAGTGACTACTACGAAgtaacaaaagaagaagatacaaaaaacacatcaaagttggctttcaatttatttgaaatattaagtagttctttaaatttgggTTTCATTCATTTAATGGATAATTGA